Sequence from the Paenibacillus riograndensis SBR5 genome:
AATCCGTTTACGAACGAGCTGCTGCATTTTCCCATTACACCGGGCCAGGTGGCCAATGTACCCCAGGGCTGGTGGCACTATGAAGTGGCTACAGTCGATTGTACCCATCTGCTGGCCATCTTCAACGCCCCTGTGCCAGAGGTCATTCTGGGATCCGATCTCCTGACGATTACCCCGGCGAATGTGCTTGCCCACACATACTGTCTCAATGAAGCCCAAGTGAAGGACACGCTGGCGCCGGTGAAGCCGGGTACCTTCATCGGACCGCCAGCAGACTGCTGCGAACCCGGCAAGACCGGCGGAGCAAATGCGGCTCACCCTAATAATATGGCTCCACATCCATACCCGCAGTCTCCGCAAATGCTGCAGCCTCTTGGCTATCAGCCTTCTCCGATGCACGGTTATTACGGCCAGCCGTATGTCCAGCAGTACCACGGGCAGCCTTATGTTCAGCCTTATCCGGGCCTGCAACCCGCGGTTGACCCGGCCGGGAATGTGTGAACCTAAACCCGGACTGAAAATCTGCCAGAACGATCCGTCTTCAGCATGCCCCCGTTGATTATGGAGCGGTGGGAATCCCTGCGGCCGTAAGCCCCGTGTTCCCGTGTCGTTATTCACCCGTCTGGTTGATTTTGTTAAAATTTATATGTTTTGGGGGATGCGACTTACCCCTTATTTCAATTGTATGGGGAAATTATACAGTGTGAAAAATGTGGATATCTTGGAAGCCTCAGATGGGGCTCCAT
This genomic interval carries:
- a CDS encoding cupin domain-containing protein, translating into MDYKSPTTQFSFDVNSNTTFKKDDCNYINTLSVKELNTLENTSLLDIFLSRSNVVEPHYHQNSAELVYCISGAAVVSLINPFTNELLHFPITPGQVANVPQGWWHYEVATVDCTHLLAIFNAPVPEVILGSDLLTITPANVLAHTYCLNEAQVKDTLAPVKPGTFIGPPADCCEPGKTGGANAAHPNNMAPHPYPQSPQMLQPLGYQPSPMHGYYGQPYVQQYHGQPYVQPYPGLQPAVDPAGNV